A single region of the Nocardioides sp. W7 genome encodes:
- a CDS encoding acetolactate synthase large subunit has protein sequence MSEITGAQSLIKSLEAAGAEHIFGIPGGAILPAYDPLMDSTIRHILVRHEQGAGHAAQGYAAATGKVGVCMATSGPGATNLVTPLADAHMDSVPMVAVTGQVGAALIGTDAFQEADIRGITMPITKHNFLVTDPAEIPQKIAEAFHIASTGRPGPVLVDVAKSALQAMTSFDWPRELHLPGYRPVTRPHAKQIREAARLILESRRPVLYVGGGTIRARAHRELRVLAELTGMPVVTTLMARGAFPDSHPQHLGMPGMHGTVAAVAGLQKSDLIISLGARFDDRVTGNLDSFAPGAKVIHADIDPAEIGKNRYTDVPIVGDCREVISDLIVALKAEADAGTTGDYEAWVEFLSGVKKKYALGYETPADGSLAPQYVIERLGKIAGPDSIYTSGVGQHQMWAAQFIGYEKPNTWLNSGGLGTMGYSVPAAMGAKVGMPDTTVWAIDGDGCFQMTNQELATCAIENIPIKVAIINNESLGMVRQWQTLFYNERYSNTNLQRHGGPVRIPDFVKLADAYGCVGLSCDSPADVDATIEKAMEINDVPVVVDFRVHRDAMVWPMVAAGTSNDEIKYARDLAPDFDEDDL, from the coding sequence ATGAGCGAGATCACGGGCGCACAGAGCCTGATCAAGTCGCTGGAGGCGGCGGGGGCCGAGCACATCTTCGGCATCCCGGGAGGCGCGATCCTCCCGGCGTACGACCCCCTGATGGACTCCACGATCCGCCACATCCTCGTCCGGCACGAGCAGGGCGCGGGCCACGCGGCCCAGGGGTACGCCGCCGCGACCGGCAAGGTCGGGGTCTGCATGGCCACCTCCGGGCCCGGCGCGACCAACCTCGTCACGCCGCTGGCCGACGCCCACATGGACTCGGTGCCGATGGTGGCGGTGACCGGACAGGTCGGCGCCGCCCTGATCGGCACCGACGCCTTCCAGGAGGCGGACATCCGCGGCATCACGATGCCGATCACCAAGCACAACTTCCTGGTCACCGACCCGGCCGAGATCCCGCAGAAGATCGCGGAGGCGTTCCACATCGCCTCCACCGGGCGCCCCGGGCCGGTCCTGGTCGACGTCGCGAAGTCGGCCCTACAGGCGATGACCTCGTTCGACTGGCCGCGCGAGCTGCACCTGCCCGGCTACCGACCGGTGACCCGGCCCCACGCCAAGCAGATCCGCGAGGCGGCCCGGCTGATCCTGGAGTCGCGGCGCCCGGTCCTCTACGTCGGCGGCGGCACCATCCGCGCCCGCGCCCACCGGGAGCTGCGGGTCCTCGCCGAGCTCACCGGCATGCCGGTCGTGACCACCCTGATGGCGCGCGGCGCGTTCCCCGACAGTCACCCGCAGCACCTCGGCATGCCGGGCATGCACGGCACCGTCGCCGCGGTCGCCGGCCTGCAGAAGAGCGACCTGATCATCAGCCTGGGCGCTCGCTTCGACGACCGGGTGACCGGCAACCTCGACTCCTTCGCCCCCGGCGCGAAGGTCATCCACGCCGACATCGACCCGGCCGAGATCGGCAAGAACCGCTACACCGACGTCCCGATCGTCGGTGACTGCCGCGAGGTGATCAGCGACCTGATCGTCGCGCTCAAGGCCGAGGCGGACGCCGGCACCACCGGTGACTACGAGGCCTGGGTCGAGTTCCTGAGCGGGGTCAAGAAGAAGTACGCCCTCGGCTACGAGACGCCGGCCGACGGCTCGCTCGCGCCGCAGTACGTCATCGAGCGGCTCGGCAAGATCGCCGGACCGGACTCGATCTACACCTCCGGCGTCGGCCAGCACCAGATGTGGGCCGCGCAGTTCATCGGCTACGAGAAGCCGAATACCTGGCTCAACTCCGGCGGGCTCGGCACCATGGGCTACTCCGTCCCGGCGGCGATGGGCGCGAAGGTCGGGATGCCCGACACCACCGTCTGGGCGATCGACGGCGACGGCTGCTTCCAGATGACCAACCAGGAGCTCGCGACCTGCGCGATCGAGAACATCCCGATCAAGGTCGCGATCATCAACAACGAGTCGCTCGGCATGGTCCGGCAGTGGCAGACGCTCTTCTACAACGAGCGCTACTCCAACACCAACCTGCAGCGGCACGGCGGCCCGGTCCGGATCCCCGACTTCGTCAAGCTCGCCGACGCCTACGGCTGCGTGGGCCTGTCCTGCGACAGCCCCGCCGACGTGGACGCCACGATCGAGAAGGCCATGGAGATCAACGACGTCCCGGTGGTCGTCGACTTCCGCGTGCACCGCGACGCCATGGTGTGGCCGATGGTCGCCGCCGGCACCAGCAACGACGAGATCAAGTACGCGCGAGACCTCGCGCCCGACTTCGACGAGGACGACCTCTGA
- the ilvN gene encoding acetolactate synthase small subunit, with amino-acid sequence MTRHTLSVLVEDKPGVLARIAGLFSRRGFNIDSLAVGPTEHPEISRMTIVVNVEGSPLEQVTKQLNKLVEVIKIVELDPTASVNRELLMVKVAATAETRGQVLDTVQLFRAKVVDVATDAVTIQITGNAAKLADFLRVLEPFGIRELVQSGMVAIGRGSRSVSERSLRPVAIPAPPAATAG; translated from the coding sequence ATGACTAGGCACACCCTGTCGGTCCTCGTGGAGGACAAGCCCGGTGTCCTGGCCCGGATCGCCGGGCTGTTCAGCCGCCGCGGCTTCAACATCGACTCGCTGGCGGTCGGCCCGACCGAGCACCCCGAGATCTCGCGGATGACCATCGTGGTCAATGTCGAGGGCTCGCCGCTCGAGCAGGTCACCAAGCAGCTCAACAAGCTGGTCGAGGTGATCAAGATCGTCGAGCTCGACCCGACCGCCTCGGTCAACCGCGAGCTGCTGATGGTCAAGGTCGCGGCCACCGCCGAGACCCGTGGCCAGGTGCTCGACACCGTCCAGCTGTTCCGTGCGAAGGTGGTCGACGTCGCCACCGACGCGGTCACCATCCAGATCACCGGCAACGCTGCCAAGCTCGCCGACTTCCTGCGCGTGCTCGAGCCCTTCGGGATCCGCGAGCTCGTGCAGTCCGGCATGGTGGCGATCGGTCGCGGCTCCCGATCCGTCTCCGAGCGCTCCCTGCGCCCGGTCGCCATTCCCGCTCCACCCGCCGCCACCGCTGGTTGA
- the ilvC gene encoding ketol-acid reductoisomerase: protein MAEMFYDDDADLSLIQGKNVAVIGYGSQGHAHALSLRDSGVDVRIGLQPGSKSRAKAEAEGLRVLTPAEAAQEADVIVILAPDQHQRKLYAEEIAPHLAEGDTLVFGHGFNIRFGYITPPEGVDVFMVAPKGPGHLVRREYVDGRGVPVLVAVEKDASGTAWQLALSYAKGIGGLRAGGIKTTFTEETETDLFGEQAVLCGGASQLVMYGFEVLTEAGYQPEVAYFECLHELKLIVDLMYEGGIAKQRWSVSDTAEFGDYVSGPRVITPDVKKNMEAVLEDIKNGAFAERFITDMDNGSPEFTEFRKKGEAHPIETTGRELRKLMAWVKSHDSDYTEGTATR from the coding sequence GTGGCTGAGATGTTCTACGACGACGACGCCGACCTGTCCCTGATCCAGGGCAAGAACGTGGCGGTCATCGGCTACGGCAGCCAGGGCCACGCCCACGCGCTGTCGCTGCGCGACTCGGGCGTCGACGTGCGCATCGGTCTGCAGCCCGGCTCGAAGAGCCGCGCCAAGGCGGAGGCCGAGGGCCTGCGCGTGCTGACGCCGGCCGAGGCCGCGCAGGAGGCCGACGTGATCGTCATCCTCGCGCCCGACCAGCACCAGCGGAAGCTGTACGCCGAGGAGATCGCGCCCCACCTCGCGGAGGGCGACACTCTGGTCTTCGGCCACGGCTTCAACATCCGTTTCGGCTACATCACCCCGCCCGAGGGCGTCGACGTCTTCATGGTCGCCCCGAAGGGCCCCGGCCACCTGGTCCGTCGCGAGTACGTCGACGGCCGCGGCGTCCCGGTGCTCGTCGCCGTCGAGAAGGACGCCTCCGGCACCGCCTGGCAGCTCGCGCTGTCGTACGCCAAGGGCATCGGTGGCCTGCGCGCCGGCGGCATCAAGACCACCTTCACCGAGGAGACCGAGACCGACCTGTTCGGCGAGCAGGCCGTCCTGTGCGGTGGCGCGTCGCAGCTGGTCATGTACGGCTTCGAGGTGCTCACCGAGGCGGGCTACCAGCCCGAGGTCGCCTACTTCGAGTGCCTGCACGAGCTGAAGCTGATCGTCGACCTGATGTACGAGGGCGGCATCGCCAAGCAGCGCTGGTCGGTCTCCGACACCGCCGAGTTCGGTGACTACGTCTCCGGCCCGCGGGTCATCACGCCCGACGTGAAGAAGAACATGGAGGCCGTGCTCGAGGACATCAAGAACGGTGCCTTCGCCGAGCGGTTCATCACCGACATGGACAACGGCTCGCCGGAGTTCACGGAGTTCCGCAAGAAGGGCGAGGCGCACCCGATCGAGACCACCGGCCGCGAGCTCCGCAAGCTGATGGCCTGGGTCAAGAGCCACGACTCGGACTACACCGAGGGCACCGCCACCCGCTGA
- a CDS encoding calcium-binding protein, translated as MRTQRHRGTIMAAAATSGLTLAGVALAVASPAQAVGEQCQGQAATIVATANNQVLTGTENVDVIHTGGFTGVKVDGKEGNDLICAVSGTKADLDGGAGDDTLEDVAGTAKGRATIVFAGPGKDTFVGLAGTVLTFERSTAAVTVDLTAGTVVDGGDNETVTGIRVVRGSAFADTFTGSADADTYVSSVGPKFDTDGDTIATGAGSDTVRAYRGTVDAGAGKDDVTAYAAVVEGGTGRDTIDLRYGGTANGGSGNDTLKAASSVKEGPVAAIATVLNGGTGNDILSPVFASGAGSQYVSGTVDGGEGNDILSLVGRRQTIVDLQSGESGRVRVSGGRSDLASIEYVRGSGVRDIIRGDDGPNRFSGNGGDDAINGRDGDDRLDGGPGRDVVKGGGGNDTCKAAEVRVSC; from the coding sequence ATGAGAACGCAGCGACACAGAGGCACGATCATGGCCGCGGCGGCGACGTCGGGACTGACGCTCGCGGGCGTCGCGCTCGCCGTGGCGAGCCCGGCGCAGGCGGTCGGCGAGCAGTGCCAGGGGCAGGCGGCAACGATCGTCGCCACCGCGAACAACCAGGTACTGACGGGCACCGAGAACGTCGACGTCATCCACACCGGCGGCTTCACCGGCGTGAAGGTCGACGGCAAGGAGGGCAACGACCTCATCTGCGCCGTCTCCGGCACCAAGGCCGACCTCGACGGGGGTGCGGGCGATGACACCCTGGAGGACGTGGCCGGCACGGCCAAGGGTCGCGCGACCATCGTCTTCGCCGGTCCCGGCAAGGACACGTTCGTCGGTCTCGCCGGCACCGTGCTCACCTTCGAGCGGTCGACCGCCGCGGTGACGGTCGACCTCACCGCCGGCACCGTGGTCGACGGCGGTGACAACGAGACGGTCACCGGCATCCGGGTGGTCCGCGGAAGCGCCTTCGCCGACACCTTCACCGGGAGCGCCGACGCCGACACCTACGTCTCGAGCGTCGGGCCGAAGTTCGACACCGACGGCGACACGATCGCGACGGGCGCCGGGAGCGACACGGTCCGTGCCTACCGCGGCACCGTGGACGCCGGAGCGGGCAAGGACGACGTCACGGCGTACGCCGCGGTCGTCGAGGGCGGCACGGGCCGCGACACGATCGACCTCCGCTACGGCGGCACGGCGAACGGTGGCTCGGGCAACGACACCCTGAAGGCCGCGAGCTCCGTCAAGGAGGGTCCGGTCGCGGCGATCGCGACCGTCCTCAACGGTGGCACCGGGAACGACATCCTCTCGCCGGTGTTCGCCAGCGGCGCGGGCAGCCAGTACGTCAGCGGCACCGTCGACGGTGGCGAGGGGAACGACATCCTGAGCCTCGTGGGGCGCCGCCAGACCATCGTGGACCTGCAGTCCGGCGAGTCCGGCCGGGTCCGGGTCTCCGGCGGTCGGTCCGACCTCGCGTCGATCGAGTACGTCCGCGGCAGCGGCGTTCGCGACATCATCCGGGGCGACGACGGCCCGAACCGGTTCTCCGGCAACGGCGGGGACGACGCGATCAACGGCCGCGACGGCGACGACCGGCTCGACGGCGGTCCGGGGCGCGACGTGGTCAAGGGTGGCGGCGGCAACGACACCTGCAAGGCCGCGGAGGTCCGCGTCTCCTGCTGA
- a CDS encoding hydroxymethylglutaryl-CoA lyase, producing MNQVQIVEVSPRDGLQNESRLVSTEDKATLVRRCLDAGVRRVEVTAFAHPERVPQMADAEAVLAEVRDDPRLTSIGLVLNRRGLDRAIAAGCDEITAVVVVSDGLALRNQGVDTAAQVAAWQAMADDARSAGLATTVILAAAFGCPFDGEVSTERVLEVARGVLDGGPDELAIADTIGVGVPAQVRSIVSGLRALDAQIPLRAHFHNTRNTGYANALAAVESGVSVLDASAGGIGGCPFAPGATGNIGTEDLLYLLHRSGYATAPDGGRLDAESLAATGTWISGVLGLPQAPAQLGRAGLFPRPVAK from the coding sequence GTGAATCAGGTCCAGATCGTCGAGGTGTCCCCGCGCGACGGGTTGCAGAACGAGTCGCGCCTGGTGTCGACCGAGGACAAGGCCACCCTCGTGCGCCGCTGCCTCGACGCCGGGGTACGACGGGTCGAGGTCACCGCCTTCGCGCACCCCGAACGGGTCCCGCAGATGGCCGATGCCGAAGCCGTGCTGGCCGAGGTGCGCGACGACCCGCGGCTGACCTCGATCGGGCTGGTCCTCAACCGGCGCGGCCTGGACCGCGCGATCGCTGCCGGCTGCGACGAGATCACCGCCGTCGTGGTCGTCTCCGACGGCCTGGCCCTGCGCAACCAGGGCGTCGACACCGCGGCCCAGGTGGCCGCCTGGCAGGCCATGGCCGACGACGCCCGCTCCGCCGGCCTGGCCACGACCGTGATCCTCGCTGCGGCGTTCGGCTGCCCCTTCGACGGCGAGGTCTCGACCGAGCGGGTCCTGGAGGTCGCCCGCGGGGTGCTCGACGGGGGGCCCGACGAGCTCGCGATCGCCGACACCATCGGTGTCGGTGTCCCCGCCCAGGTGCGCTCGATCGTCTCCGGCCTGCGCGCCCTCGACGCGCAGATCCCCCTGCGCGCGCACTTCCACAACACCCGCAACACCGGCTACGCCAACGCGCTGGCCGCCGTGGAGTCCGGCGTGAGCGTCCTGGACGCCTCGGCCGGCGGCATCGGCGGCTGCCCGTTCGCCCCCGGCGCCACCGGCAACATCGGCACCGAGGACCTGCTCTACCTGCTGCACCGCTCCGGCTACGCGACCGCACCGGACGGCGGGCGACTGGACGCCGAGTCCCTCGCCGCCACCGGCACCTGGATCAGCGGCGTGCTCGGTCTCCCCCAGGCGCCCGCCCAGCTCGGCCGGGCCGGCCTCTTCCCACGACCCGTCGCGAAATAG
- a CDS encoding CoA transferase: MTTVPSGPLAGVRVIEAGQLLAGPFAGQLMGDMGADVIKVEPPGVGDPMRQWGREKAEGSSLWWPVVGRNKRSVTLNLREAAGQELLVELIREADIFVENFRPGTLEKWNLGYDRLREINPRLVLVRVSGYGQTGPYSSRAGYGSIGEAMGGLRYITGEPDRQPSRTGISIGDALAAMHATIGALAALRHRDITGDGQIVDSAIYEAVLAMMESTVTEWDVQGYQRERTGAVLPNVAPSNVYPTADGQLILIAANQDSVFSRLAALMDEPELAAAGSRYFDHSGRGTHQQELDDHISVWTGKHDADALLALLHEGGVPAGRIFTAADMLADPHFIARDAIVRVPDPKFGELAMQNVVPKLSATPGSVRWTGPELGQHNDEVYGDLLGLDADRLAALAADGVI, translated from the coding sequence ATGACGACTGTTCCGAGCGGCCCGCTGGCCGGGGTCCGCGTGATCGAGGCCGGGCAGCTGCTCGCCGGTCCCTTCGCCGGCCAGCTGATGGGCGACATGGGTGCCGATGTGATCAAGGTGGAGCCCCCGGGCGTCGGTGACCCGATGCGTCAGTGGGGTCGCGAGAAGGCCGAGGGCAGCTCGCTGTGGTGGCCGGTCGTCGGCCGCAACAAGCGCTCGGTGACCCTCAACCTGCGCGAGGCCGCCGGCCAGGAGCTGCTGGTCGAGCTGATCCGCGAGGCCGACATCTTCGTCGAGAACTTCCGCCCCGGCACGCTGGAGAAGTGGAACCTCGGCTACGACCGGCTGCGCGAGATCAACCCGCGCCTGGTCCTGGTCCGGGTCAGCGGCTACGGCCAGACCGGCCCGTACTCCTCGCGCGCCGGCTACGGCTCGATCGGCGAGGCGATGGGCGGCCTGCGCTACATCACCGGCGAGCCCGACCGGCAGCCCTCGCGCACCGGCATCTCCATCGGGGACGCGCTGGCCGCGATGCACGCGACCATCGGCGCGCTGGCCGCGCTGCGGCACCGCGACATCACGGGAGACGGCCAGATCGTCGACAGCGCGATCTACGAGGCCGTGCTCGCGATGATGGAGAGCACCGTCACCGAGTGGGACGTGCAGGGCTACCAGCGCGAGCGCACCGGCGCCGTACTGCCGAACGTCGCGCCGAGCAACGTCTACCCGACCGCCGACGGCCAGCTGATCCTGATCGCGGCCAACCAGGACTCGGTCTTCAGCCGGCTCGCCGCCCTGATGGACGAGCCCGAGCTCGCTGCCGCGGGCAGCCGCTACTTCGACCACTCCGGTCGTGGCACGCACCAGCAGGAGCTCGACGACCACATCTCGGTGTGGACCGGCAAGCACGACGCCGACGCGCTGCTCGCCCTGCTCCACGAGGGCGGCGTACCGGCCGGTCGGATCTTCACGGCCGCGGACATGCTCGCCGACCCACACTTCATCGCCCGCGACGCGATCGTGCGCGTGCCGGACCCGAAGTTCGGCGAGCTCGCGATGCAGAACGTCGTCCCGAAGCTGTCGGCCACCCCGGGCTCGGTCCGCTGGACCGGACCGGAGCTCGGCCAGCACAACGACGAGGTGTACGGCGACCTGCTCGGCCTGGACGCCGACCGGCTGGCCGCGCTGGCCGCGGACGGCGTGATCTGA
- a CDS encoding isochorismatase family protein, whose protein sequence is MDRADDYESVGFRGRIGFGERPAVVVVDVVRAYLAGGPLTDTEGRFEAARASADRVVEAARAAGHPVVFTTVKLAPGGADAGWFAVKVPGLSVFEEGSPYAAFPDSPAPRKGEVVVSKQYASSFFGTSLAATLNAQRVDTVIVLGFSTSGCVRATALDALQNGFRPIVVADACGDRDSATQDQNLFDLDSKYADVLSEDDVVAHLTTHPSSR, encoded by the coding sequence ATGGACCGCGCGGATGACTACGAGAGCGTCGGCTTCCGGGGCCGGATCGGGTTCGGCGAGCGGCCGGCGGTCGTCGTCGTCGACGTGGTTCGGGCCTACCTCGCGGGCGGCCCGCTGACCGACACGGAGGGCCGCTTCGAGGCCGCGCGCGCCAGCGCCGACCGGGTCGTGGAGGCGGCGCGGGCTGCCGGACACCCGGTCGTCTTCACCACGGTCAAGCTCGCGCCCGGCGGTGCCGACGCGGGCTGGTTCGCCGTCAAGGTCCCCGGGCTGAGCGTCTTCGAGGAGGGCTCGCCGTACGCCGCCTTCCCGGACTCGCCGGCGCCGCGGAAGGGCGAGGTCGTCGTGAGCAAGCAGTACGCCTCGTCCTTCTTCGGCACCAGCCTCGCCGCGACCCTCAACGCCCAGCGGGTGGACACCGTGATCGTGCTGGGCTTCTCCACCAGCGGCTGCGTGCGGGCCACGGCCCTCGACGCGCTGCAGAACGGCTTCCGGCCGATCGTGGTCGCCGACGCGTGCGGGGACCGGGACTCAGCGACCCAGGACCAGAACCTGTTCGACCTGGACTCGAAGTACGCCGACGTGCTCTCGGAGGACGACGTCGTCGCCCATCTCACCACCCACCCCTCGTCTCGCTAG
- a CDS encoding MFS transporter, with protein sequence MSEATREQSETEPALVEVTAYAGRPPVSIDLNKAAPFGWWAAIVIALVAFIDRVEVNLIAGALPQIQDHFGFSDTWAGAIPTAASVAGALLVLPAGRLADRAPRVVTISVVVLIWSLCSVASGLATSFMLFFFIRIVIGGAGQLYNPPASSLLADYYPARSRSKAYGFERAGYYMGLPAGVILGGAIADAYDWRTVFFIAAVPGLLVALLVLTLKDPIRGLGDRLEQARTGDTEAAQGKHVVDTRSIRAQTAELLRIPTLRGVTVALAMLSLGVAGLFYWIPTFLVRVEGVSEATGSSLSGAVGGTGIVIGIVLGSKFGDKYHGLKKGWRINVSAVFLLVGAVGLTGTVLLPGITVRSAMIALACIGFAAAIPNMTAANADVLPANGRGMGFAVLTFLVTLGGSAGPLLIGVVSTLLAETFDLNKADSLQYAMLVLLPPLFICIGMAAKIRHTYDDDAAKALAGG encoded by the coding sequence ATGTCGGAAGCGACCCGTGAGCAGTCTGAGACCGAACCGGCCCTGGTGGAGGTGACGGCGTACGCAGGAAGGCCGCCGGTCTCCATCGACCTGAACAAGGCTGCCCCGTTCGGCTGGTGGGCCGCGATCGTCATCGCGCTCGTCGCCTTCATCGACCGGGTCGAGGTCAACCTGATCGCCGGCGCCCTGCCCCAGATCCAGGACCACTTCGGGTTCAGCGACACCTGGGCCGGCGCGATCCCGACCGCCGCCTCGGTGGCCGGCGCCCTCCTAGTGCTGCCCGCCGGCCGGCTCGCCGACCGCGCCCCCCGCGTGGTGACGATCTCGGTCGTCGTCCTGATCTGGTCCCTCTGCTCCGTCGCGAGCGGCCTGGCGACCAGCTTCATGCTGTTCTTCTTCATCCGGATCGTCATCGGCGGCGCCGGACAGCTCTACAACCCGCCGGCCTCGTCGCTGCTGGCCGACTACTACCCGGCGCGCAGCCGCTCCAAGGCGTACGGCTTCGAGCGCGCGGGCTACTACATGGGCCTGCCCGCGGGGGTCATCCTCGGTGGCGCCATCGCCGATGCGTACGACTGGCGCACGGTCTTCTTCATCGCCGCCGTCCCCGGGCTCCTCGTGGCGCTCCTGGTCCTCACCCTCAAGGACCCGATCCGCGGCCTCGGCGACCGGCTCGAGCAGGCCCGCACCGGCGACACGGAGGCCGCCCAGGGCAAGCACGTCGTCGACACCCGGTCGATCCGGGCCCAGACCGCGGAGCTGCTGCGCATCCCCACCCTGCGCGGCGTGACCGTCGCCCTGGCCATGCTGTCGCTGGGGGTCGCCGGTCTCTTCTACTGGATCCCGACCTTCCTGGTGCGGGTCGAGGGCGTCAGCGAGGCCACCGGCTCCTCGCTCTCCGGCGCCGTCGGCGGCACCGGCATCGTGATCGGCATCGTGCTCGGCTCGAAGTTCGGCGACAAGTACCACGGCCTGAAGAAGGGCTGGCGGATCAACGTCTCGGCCGTCTTCCTCCTCGTGGGTGCGGTCGGCCTCACCGGCACCGTCCTCCTGCCCGGCATCACGGTGCGCAGCGCCATGATCGCGCTGGCCTGCATCGGCTTCGCCGCGGCGATCCCGAACATGACGGCCGCCAACGCGGACGTGCTGCCCGCCAACGGTCGCGGCATGGGCTTCGCCGTGCTCACCTTCCTGGTCACCCTCGGCGGCTCGGCCGGTCCCCTGCTGATCGGCGTCGTCTCGACCCTGCTCGCCGAGACGTTCGACCTGAACAAGGCCGACTCGCTCCAGTACGCGATGCTGGTCCTGCTGCCGCCGCTGTTCATCTGCATCGGCATGGCCGCCAAGATCCGGCACACCTACGACGACGACGCCGCCAAGGCCCTCGCCGGCGGCTGA
- a CDS encoding carbon-nitrogen hydrolase family protein, producing MSNVRVAAVQYAVTEDVEENLDTALRMTDRAAAEGAQVVVLPEFCNHVSWYADREHARRMALTLESPFVAALAAKAAEHSLHLMANCTLAREDGRTTGSNLLFGPDGTILAVTDKQVLMGSERDHLDPAIEASPVVETAVGRVGLYSCMDGVINETPRMLAVGGAQLLLNSINSFALDEASLHVPVRAVENRVWVVAANKVGPLVPPHSIAMVAERVGVPAELLHGAGEAQIVAPDGTVVAIGPRTGEAVVVADIDVSLADDKRRPDGTDVMATRRPDLYRPILDAPRGRQRPAGAAELVTAVVGPEGDEDVATLLTEALATGAALVVLPELAEITPDAVVAALEGSDALVATSVAEGDAHVGLVLSAAGVVLRQRQLHSCARHDWASDLGEGLDVADLPWGRLALVVGDDALYPETFRLAALQDVDVVAVPFTTQAVTDLDPLLLERAAENRLNVAVASRRGEYGAGALYPLSTDFTLWASDRGPFAGIISRPDPVLAASSVQVATLRPACAVNRFVSKGTDLVDGRPWGLAGVLVAPVGG from the coding sequence ATGTCGAACGTTCGTGTGGCCGCTGTCCAGTACGCCGTGACCGAGGACGTCGAGGAGAACCTCGACACCGCCCTGCGGATGACCGACCGGGCGGCGGCCGAGGGTGCCCAGGTGGTGGTGCTGCCCGAGTTCTGCAACCACGTCTCCTGGTACGCCGACCGCGAGCACGCGCGCCGGATGGCGCTCACCCTCGAGAGTCCGTTCGTGGCCGCCCTGGCGGCCAAGGCGGCCGAGCACTCCCTGCACCTGATGGCCAACTGCACCCTGGCCCGCGAGGACGGCCGGACCACGGGGAGCAACCTGCTGTTCGGTCCGGACGGGACGATCCTCGCCGTCACCGACAAGCAGGTGCTGATGGGCAGCGAGCGCGACCACCTCGACCCGGCGATCGAAGCATCCCCGGTCGTCGAGACCGCCGTCGGCCGGGTCGGCCTCTACTCCTGCATGGACGGCGTCATCAACGAGACGCCGCGGATGCTCGCCGTCGGCGGCGCCCAGCTGCTGCTGAACAGCATCAACTCCTTCGCCCTCGACGAGGCCTCGCTGCACGTGCCCGTGCGGGCCGTCGAGAACCGGGTCTGGGTGGTGGCCGCCAACAAGGTCGGCCCGCTGGTGCCACCGCACAGCATCGCCATGGTGGCCGAGCGCGTGGGCGTCCCGGCCGAGCTGCTGCACGGCGCGGGGGAGGCCCAGATCGTGGCGCCCGACGGCACCGTGGTGGCGATCGGTCCCCGCACCGGCGAGGCCGTGGTGGTCGCCGACATCGACGTCTCCCTGGCCGACGACAAGCGCCGCCCCGACGGCACCGACGTGATGGCGACGCGCCGCCCCGACCTCTACCGCCCGATCCTCGACGCCCCGCGCGGGCGACAGCGCCCGGCCGGCGCCGCGGAGCTGGTGACGGCGGTCGTCGGCCCGGAGGGCGACGAGGACGTGGCGACCCTGCTGACCGAGGCGCTGGCGACCGGCGCCGCTCTGGTCGTGCTCCCCGAGCTCGCCGAGATCACCCCGGACGCCGTCGTCGCGGCGCTCGAGGGCTCCGACGCGCTCGTCGCGACCAGCGTGGCCGAGGGTGACGCCCACGTGGGTCTGGTGCTCTCGGCGGCCGGGGTCGTGCTGCGTCAGCGGCAGCTGCACTCGTGCGCCCGCCACGACTGGGCGAGCGACCTGGGGGAAGGCCTCGACGTCGCCGACCTGCCCTGGGGCCGGCTCGCGCTCGTCGTCGGTGACGACGCGCTCTACCCCGAGACGTTCCGGCTCGCGGCGCTCCAGGACGTCGACGTCGTCGCGGTTCCGTTCACGACCCAGGCCGTCACCGACCTCGACCCGCTGCTGCTGGAGCGCGCCGCCGAGAACCGGCTCAACGTCGCGGTGGCCAGCCGGAGGGGCGAGTACGGCGCCGGTGCGCTCTACCCGCTGTCGACGGACTTCACCCTGTGGGCCTCCGACCGGGGTCCGTTCGCCGGCATCATCAGCCGGCCCGACCCGGTGCTGGCGGCCTCGTCGGTGCAGGTCGCGACCCTGCGCCCGGCATGTGCGGTCAACCGCTTCGTGAGCAAGGGGACCGACCTGGTCGACGGTCGCCCCTGGGGGCTCGCGGGCGTGCTCGTGGCGCCCGTCGGCGGCTGA